The Deinococcus fonticola genomic sequence GCCAAAAGGATCACCGTGGCGTTTCTCGGGCTGTACCAAGGGCTTGATGAAAAACGACGCGGCAATCAAGCTCACAGGCAACACGATAAAAATCAGAAATCCTGTCATCCTTTGACCCCCACCAACGCATAAGCAGCGAACGCTATTTTCTCGCGCAGCAGGTAGCGCCAGTCCGGACTTTTGCTCAGTGGACTGGGATTCACGTTGGCTTTCAACCCCAGCGCGTGCGCCAGGGCCAGCGCCCGGGGCGCATGCGCGGAATCGGTGACCAGGGTGACTGGCGTTTCCGGCGGCAGGAATGTCATCGCGTTCCGCAAATTCTCGATGGTCGTCCGGCTGCGTGTCTCCGCCAGTAAATGCTTA encodes the following:
- a CDS encoding YdcF family protein; protein product: MLSPLPRAQVGQPHSAVLVLGAAQYAGKPSPAFRRRLDHAYSLFEQGSVSQIVVTGGRRPGDPFTEGEVGVNYLAALGVPAKHLLAETRSRTTIENLRNAMTFLPPETPVTLVTDSAHAPRALALAHALGLKANVNPSPLSKSPDWRYLLREKIAFAAYALVGVKG